Part of the Engystomops pustulosus chromosome 4, aEngPut4.maternal, whole genome shotgun sequence genome is shown below.
attgaaacaaaaaaaCACTTAACTTAGGATATCATCATGAAGGTGATCGTTATGAAAGTGAGAAAGTCACTGTGAAGCCGTAGACACAAGAGTCTAAATATTCAAAAGCTCAAAAATAATTAAGGAATACTAAACTAAATTACTAAATTAAAGAAAACTAAACTTTCAGGACAATATGGGACATAATCATATCTGCTGGTTACATATTGGATAGTAAAACACTGAGGAAAATTGGCAATGGAGAACATCTTAGAGACATAAATAGATAAGACCTTTGTATCCAATCTCAGGTAGCTGCTGCCAAGGTCAATAAACGCATGGGAAATATCAAAGGAGGTAAAAAATGCAAATGCGCTAAATTCGGCAGTAGTAAGAGTACGGCCTCCTTCAGATGGCCTAAATGGGGGCGCGTGAGCTGGTTGCATGATTTATGATTAAATCACGGCCCTCATGGACTTCAATAGCTTCATCTAGTGACCCCAGTTTGAAGATTGTCTTATGCAACTTTAGATTCTGCTCCACAGATTATCATAGACCTTCATCTACACATTACACATCTGTAGACTTCTCATCGATATCCTTAACACAACTGACGATTCATCTTAAGTCATAGCTAGAGAAAACCCTACTCTCAAGATCGAGATCATCTTCAGACCTTGTAACCATAGGACCTTTATCTGTGATTTGTCTTCTCTGTAGACATCTCCATTACATCCTATCATGGcataagccgacatctgggaacggagtctaagtggcgccTGGTTTTCATGAGAGCCCGCCGCAGAGTGGGATGGACTTGTTGTAGCAGGGTACCACCATGTCATTCCACAGGCCTGACTTTACCAGCGGGGGTGGCCAATTTgtggtacaaagtcgtgaggcacaatcgtggttggggacaggcaggaggttgacaCAGGCAGCAAGGGGATCAAAGTCAgggacaaagcaggaggtcaggacagtcaGCACtgagtcaaagtcaggaacagaacggGGGTCATAACaagaaatcagcagacaggcactaggcaacaaaacaagctttctctgaggcatgaagcacaaagctctggcagggaatgctgggagaggccggcttttattccattcctggaaatggccagcaccaatcagcggtgcgcttagccctttaaatcttcgagtgccgtCATTTGCGCCAGGCTGCGAGTAGCGGAGCAGGAATGTGGAGAGGTAAGGCAGCAGATCGGGAGGAGCTGGTGGCCGGGGAGGAGCACGGGTGTGCCCACGACCCGGGGCATGTACCCCTGACTAACCACTATGTTTATGATTTGTAATGCAATCACGCCAAGCTCCTCCCCACAGcttttgaattgtgtttcaaaacacaatccaAACGCTGTATGTGAACCCTGCCTTAGCCGACTCACGAGATATCGTTTCGCGATACAAAGCCCGGTACTTTCAATAATACATTATAGCTGAAGCCCTTGCACACACATTGCATTGGGGCACAGCAGCCTCGCGCTCCACCGCTTGGCTTCATACTTTAATATTACACAATATAATCAGCAAATTTACTGTTGAAGTCAGGACAAAGTTTAGTGTCAAGCGTGAAATTACATAATTAATTGCTTTATTAGGATCCATAACATCGTAAAATCGACTAGAAACCAGGACAGCATAGACAAAAATACATTGTAACCCCTTATGGTCTGGCCTACACATGAAGCTAATTTGTCCATTTAGCTTTCTTTAGTGTTTTCAAGAATAATTTCAGCAACCAATgcgggcttgttttttttttatcctgaatTGTATTTTTCAGTTTTGTGAAAAATACATTGGTTTACTCTTTGGGCCACAGCCAGTTTTCTCCTCCCTGACCGAGCCGTGTTTTTAGATTCTGACATGAGTCACTTTGCAGTATGTGGTGACAGCTTGGgaactctttaacatatccagctgattttgagatagttttgtttttttgtgacacattttaTTTTCTGTTGGTTGAAAAATGGttaatatgttttgcatttattcacGCAAATTTAAAATATcagaatgttctgcttttcagacaTCTGTCCTACCACCCGAATAACTCTACAACTAGAATTTACGGAACGTCTATTCTATGTTACCacaattttttaaacattttttgtgttcTAAGGCTAAgacttatataccgtatatacatgaGTATAAGCTGGGAAAACATAtcgggtcagatttacttacccggtccattcgcgatccagcagcgcgttctctgcacaggattcgggtccggccgggatttatgaatgcagttcctccgccgctgTTGCGttaaaaagcatctgaacgcgccggaatgcaccacctcggaccaggtgaaggtaagcgcttcccaagcgacacttttttggtttttaaatgcggcggtttttccgaatacgtcaggttttcgtttggccacgccccccgatttccgtcgcacgcacaCCGGCGCCgaagtgccacaatccgatcacggatgcgccacaatcccggggcaatacaggtacaatcggcgtaaatcggaaatattcgggtaacacgtcggggaaacgcgaatcgggcctttagtaaatgaccccgatTGACGTTAGTATAAGCCTGGGGAGAGAAATGCAGCTGATATAATGTCCAGTAGAGTGCCCCcattcagggccggttctagacaaagcggggccccaaaataaaactcaaAATAAATTTCATAACCAGtgacagtcagcaagaggctccctttagtatggtaaacaaactgtaatattggagaattttataggagatagatagatggtagggagattgatgggcagcacagtggctcagtggttagcactacagccttgcagcgctggtcaacatctgcaaagagtttgtatgttctctctgtgtttgcgtgggtttcctccgggaccTCCGGTTTCATCCAATActcccaaaaaattactggtaggttgattagattgtgagccccatggggacagggactgatttggcaaactctgtgcagcgctgcgtaatctgtgtgcgctatataaataaaggaattaagaattattattatgatagaagataaatatgaaagatgatagagatttctagatgcagaatataaagtagatgatatgtacaggagatggatatgagagataaatacagtaagggagaaatagaagattaatagagaaaaagcgagatatatacaTAGTCAGATTAGAGATAGATagctatcattgtctgttccttacacaatggtaacccaaataaataactatatatccataaaccaagctaatgagataataaaagtcacgtatagatgtcgccattgtattatccgcacaataacagaaccctccgcgcttcataagaatgagagtgagaacatcataacataggtgtaaataatggaggatggtgggaaataaaaactttattccagaacatgtgggtgtttttggtgttaaatataactttatggacacgttCTAGTCGCAGTGTTAATATGCAGTAAATTttcgcaaaacaaaaaaaatgatcacgaaataaaaagcaataagagagaaagtgtgttcttagatagttctgcatagagaagggttaaatacatgaatattagttgatattatcccttctcaaaaatgTAGTaagatataaagtgaatatttccattatctgtgaggtgcagcagctcctgtgtgcagcaaattccctgtagcctgatggctaagaatctggagggggggggacacttcagggggctgtatatctggctctgtgacacataaaaCCTCATTTCTcatttgcccactttgcctacccatagcgccggccctgcccccatagataaaatgtccagcagagtgccccataaatataatgtccagcagagtgcccccatagatataatgtccagcagagtgattcataaatataatgtccagcagagtgcccctatAAATATAATGTTTAGCAGAGTGCcccaattaatataatgtccagcaggctGCCCCATAGATATAACATCCAGCAGAGTGCtctcattaatataatgtccagcagagtgctctcattaatataatgtcaagcagagtgcccccatatatataatatccagcagagtgcctGCATAAATATATTGTCcagcatagtgcccccatagatataatgtacagcagagtgccccccatacatataatgtccagcagagtgcccccataattataatgtccagcagagtgccccgagCACTTGGGGCTTATTTAGAGCAGATTTGTCTGGGTCATTTGGTACCATGTTGCATTTGGTGCTCCCTGGGTAACTTGAACACTAGAAACCGCAAACAACTGACTccattttagaaactaaaccTTTCACAGGGTTTATCAAGGGATGTACTGAGTATTTTGACCCCACAGATGTatcacagaatggggccacacAAACGTAAATGCACATTTTTCCGCTAAAACTCAATTAAGCCCCAATTTTAATTAAATTCCAAccccacaaaaaatttttttttttaaaactatttatCCTGatttgcgtaatctgtgtgcgctatataaaggaattattcttcttattattatcCTAAACCTGGAAATGCCCTATATGTTGATAAAAATTATTTTAGGGCCACAAAGAAGGGTTTGGAATGGGAAAAAGTGCCGTTATCTATTTTAGAGGGCAAATTTGTCTACAAACAGTAgttaaaataattatttgataCATCGTCTAAATGTTTCCACCCACAAGGAAAAACAATTTCCATCATTTTTGAGAATTTTAAAATCCATTGCATTAAAATACGAATTTCATACAGATCATTTTGGGATACTTCcctctttttataaaatttttgtaaagggatttgatgaaaaatcataattttggttgCACCAATACAACAATTTGGAATTTAATACCAAAACTGCAAAAAACGTACCTCCCGCTTTATTCTTTGGTATGGTATCATCACGGAGTTACCAaattaataaacattttattaggCTTtaagttgcaaaatggcgaaaatttGGCAATTTGGGCTTTTGGGAGCCATTTTCCGTTGAGCAGGTCCCTGCTGGTAAAGTTGAATAGATCAGAATTTTtgcgatacccaatatgtttgtgttttgtttttgcagTTTTGTAGACCAGTCCGGCAGATGCTTAGAAATCAGGCAGAATGACAGGCGAAGTCTAACAGAGACATGGCGGCGGCTAGACAATCCAATATAGTGGCGTGCATGCGCCGCTACAATGTGTATGCCTCTGCCAGAGCCATTTAATTAGTGAACCCCCACGATCGGTGCCATCatgggtgttagcagtgggtgtttactGTAATGTGCCTATGAGCCCTCTCCACCCCACCCTGGCAGTGTGCCCTCGTAGTATGGCGTGCGTCAGGAAGTGGTAAAAGGTTGATTTCCGCACCAGCATCGGCAGGAATAAGTGAAGTGTCATGTGATGTGTGTACCACACTTAACTACTATTCTATTTTGCTGTAGATTTGCAGCTCGGAAATGCTGTAATACGTCATAGTCAGGACCGGACCCTGGTATCGTAGCATTGAAGTTTCTATCGTCCAGTCGTAGATATTTCACTGTGCAGGTCTAGTAATGGTTTGAATTCATTTTAAAGGCTATGATGAATGTGTCGATACCATGTacgtgggtttttttttgtacttttactTCTTTATTTGATTAACATGTGAAAATTTGTTGTTTGGAGACTGGAGACTGCTTGTTGAAGATACTAGAGTATTCTAAATctgaacaagacagaaaaaggttgcctagttggctaactcacttttcaagtcaagaaaaatacatccaTAAATCGATAAGATACTAGAGTACATTTCCAGTGGAGGAACTACCACCATAACAGCTTTTGCTGTATAGATTGGATCCCTGCCTCCACTGAACATACACAGTGGGATAGCCAGTCTGTATATTAGCACTAGGGAAGGAGTGTGGCTCGCCAATTGAGGGTTAGGACTTCTGTTCACTGGGTTCCGGCATCTATTGCTACAAATCAGACAAAATTCCGGGCGACTTCCTCTTTTCACCCGATCCTTCACTTCTGCACGTTTGGTAGGAGACAGTGAGCTCAGAGACCAGACGCTTCGTCCACTCCAGTTTCCGATATCGGCAGGTTGCTCAGATGCAGTACAAGGGCTTTGAGGCACCAGAAGACTCAGCCTCACATGGTGTCTCCTTTTCCTAAATCCTTCCCCCATTCAACCGAAGCCCTCAGCTCCCACCAATTTTCTCCAGTCCATATACACCAAGAGCTCCATCTTTCTCCAGAAGCCCTATAAGAAGGATCCTGACCACGGTGATGACACCTGGGATTGAAAGAAAGACCTCCACTCCTTCCGTCTACGCAGGACTTAGGAGGATGGCTCCTTAAGATTGGGGAGGTTTATAAACAAGCTCTTATAAAAATCAAGCACTGGGTAAACACCTTGAACATCGGCAACAGCAAATCACTACTTCTGCCTATGATTCCTCCTACTGGAGGACTAGCTGTCCAATGTGGTGCCCATACCACAACATACAGCTATTGGGGGGCATCACAAAAAAGCTTTCTATGGGCCCTGATCaattctagttacacccctgtgcaATACTGATATATAACAGTATTTTATAACTCAGCCCATGCTCATACCTCCACTAATAATTACTATGATTACTATGATTGAATTCCCATAATGTACTACTACTATGGTTTCATTTTGAGGAAAGGGGCTTAACCCTTTTTGagggcataaaaaaataaaaataaaattagattTTGATGACTGcaatgttttttcatgacataagCCTCGAGATATGAATAGTTTGTTCTCCATATTCTCTGTGTAGAAAAAACTGTAGACATCGTTTATGTACTTCTACAAACCAGTGTTACTAAAATTATTAGagaggttcaagtcccatccaggtcaacatcggcAAAGAGTTGTTCTTTCCATGTTTGACTGGGTTTcctcccaaaacatactggtaggttgattagattgtgggccTCATGGCTCTggaggtgctatataaataaagaattattattattaaagccaGAGATAAGAATGGGGGATGAGGAAACATCTTATAAACACAACAAAACTAAAATAGTCAGGTAACAAAATACTCAGAAAAGAGAAGTCAtcgacatgaaaaataataatcttaataAATAGATTATCAGCCGgtctggtttttaaaaaaattctatttggAATTAGTGGCATCATTAATATTTTCTACAGTAATTACTACAGACAAGTGACGTAACCAGAACTTCTTTACCATTACAGGATTGAATGTAGCTTCACAACGACAACGTTCAGCGGAAAGTAGGAAAGAAGGAAATACAACCAGACAACTGACTACAGGATCCAAACTATCTACAGTCACATCTtcaatatatgatatatcagagaGGGGAATATCTCTAGTATCAGAAGGATCACACACAGTAACAACTCTAGTATCTGATACATTCCCGATAGATACGGGATCAATTACATCAACGACAGTAACTTCTACAGTATCTGATCCATCACATACGGTTAGTTCTCCAGAATCTGATAGTTTAGAGACAGTAACATCTCCAATATCTGACAACTCAACAACAGTATCTGATGGATTAGAGACAGTAACCTCTCCGGTATCTGTTACATTAACCTCAGTAACTTCCCCGGTAGCTGATTCATTCCAGACAGAAACATCTCCAGCATCTGTTACATTAACTACAGTAAATTCTCCAGTATCTAATACATTACAGACAATAATTTCTCTGAGATCTGATACAACATCCCTGACTGTAACACCTGCAATATCTGACACATCAAAGACAGTAACTTCTCCAGTATTACATACATCAACCACATTAAATTCTCCAATATCTGATAAATTAACAACAGTAACTTTTCCGGTATCTGATACATCACAGACAATAACTTCTCAGGTAGTAAAAACATCAGTGACAGTAAAATCTCCAGTATCTGATACCTCACAGACAGTAACATCTCCAGTATCTGATACATCACGGACAGTAACTACTACAGTATCGGATACATCAATGACAGTAAAATCTCCAGTATCTCATACTTCCCAAACAAAAACTTCTCTGGTATCTGATCCATCACATGCAGTAACATCACCAATATCTGGTACATCACATACAATAACTTTTACAGTATCTGAGACATCCCAAACAGAAACCTCTCTTGTGCCTGATACATCAACCTCAGTAACATCTTCCGTATCTGATACAGCAATGACGGTAACATCTCCAGTATCTGATACAACAATGACGGTAACATCTCCAGTATCTGATACAACAATGACGGTAACATCTCCAGTATCTGATACAACAATGATGGTAACATCTCCAGTATCTGATACATCCCAGACAGAAACTTCTTCAGTATTAGATTCATCACAGACATTAACTTCTCCAGTATCTGATACTTCAACCTCAGTAACTTCCCTGGTAGATGATATATTACCAACAGTAACATCTCCAGCATCTGATTCATCTCAGACAGTCACTTCTCCAATATCTGATAGTTTAGAGACAGTAACATCTCTAGTATCTGAGACATCTCAGACAGAAACTTTTCCAGTATCTGATACATCACAGATAGTCACTTCTCCTGTATCTGATAGTTTGGAGACAGTAACATctctagtatctgatacatcacAGATATTAACTTCCCCAGTATCTGATACATCACAGACAGTCACTTCTCCTGTATCTGATAGTTTGGAGACAGTAACATctctagtatctgatacatcacATAGATTAACTTTGCCCAAATCTGATACATCACCGTCAGTACCATCTCCAGTATCTTATTCATCTAAGACAGTCACCTCTCCAGTATCTGATAATGTAGAGACAGTAACATCTCTATTATCTGATACATCAGAGACAATAACTTTTCCTGTATCTGATACATCCCTGGCAGATACATCTTCATCATCTGATACATCAACCTCAGTAACTTTTCCAGTACCTGTTACATCCCAGGCGGTAACTTATCCAATATATGATACATCACAAACAGTAACTTCTACAGTATCTGATACATCAACTTCAGTAACTTCCATGGTATCAGATAGATTAGAGACAGTAACTTCTCCAATAGATAAGACATCGCAAACAAAAACTGCTCCAGTGCCTGATACATCAACCTCAGTCACTACTCCAATATCTGGTACCTCACATGCAGTAACATCTGCAGTATCTGATTCATCTCAGAGGGTCACTTCTTCAATATCTGATAGTTTAGAGACAtcaacatctacagtatctgatAGTTTAGAGACAGTAACTTCTCCACTATCTTATACATCTCAAACAGAAACTTCTTCAGTATTAGATTCATCCCAGACAGTAAATTCTCCAGTATCTGACACTTCAACCTCAGTAACTTCCACGGTAGCTGATACATCACCGATAGTAACATctctagtatctgatacatcacTGATGGTCACTTCTCCTGTATCTGATAGTGTAGAGACAGTAACATCTCTAGtatcagatacatcactgatggTCACTTCTCCTGTATCTGATAGTTTAGAGACAGTAACATctctagtatctgatacatcccAGACAGAAACTGTTCCAGTATCTCATACATCACAGACATTAACTTCCTCAGAGAAAATGACATTATCTGATACATCACAAACAGATATATCTCCATTATCTGATACATCAACCTCCGTATCTTTTACATCTCAGACAGTAACTACTCCAATATATGATTCCTCGCAAAGAGAAACTTCTCCAGTGCCTGATGCATCAACCTCAGTATCTGATACATCTCAGAGAGTAACTTCTCCAATATCTGGTACCTCACATGCCGTAACATCTTCAGTATCTGATACATCAAGGACATTTCCGGTATCTGATAAATTAGAGACAATAACTTCTCTAGAATCTGATATATCCCAGACAGTAACATCTCCAGTATCTGATACATCTCAGACAGTAACTTCTTCAGTATTAGATTCATCACAGACAGCAACTTCTCTACTATCTGATATATCAACCACAGCAACATCTCTAGTATCTGATACTTCAACTACAATAACTTCCCCGGGAGCTGATATATCAATGACAGTAACATctctagtatctgatacatcacAGACAGTAACTTCTCCAGTATCAGATAGATTAGAGACAATAACATTTTTAGTATCTGATACATCAACCACAGTAACTTCCCCGATAGCTGATACATCACAGACAGTAACTTTGCCTGAATCTCATACATCACCATCAGTAACATCTCTACTATCTGATTCATCTCAGACGGTCACTTCTCCAGTATCTGAAAGTTTAGAGACAGGAACATCTCCAGTAACTGATAAATCCCAAACAAAAACTTCTGATGCATCACATGTGATAACATCACCAATTTCTGATACATCAGAGACAATAACTTTTACAGTATCTGAGATATCCAAAACAGAAACCTCTCCAGTGCCTAATACATCCCAGACAGTAACATCTCCAGTATCTGAAACATCAGAGGCAGTCACTTCTCTAGTATCTGATTCATTTCAGACAGTCACTTCTCCAGCATCTGATAGTTTAGAGACAGTAACTTCTCCAGTATCTGATACATCCAAGACACAAACATCTCCAGTATCTGAGACATCACAGACAGAAACTACTTCAGTATTAGATTCATCACAGACATTAACTTCTCTAGTATCTGATTCATCTCAAACAGTCACTTCTCCATTATCTGATAGTTTAGAGACAGTAACTTCGCAAGTATCTGATATATCTCAGACAGTAAAAACTCCAGTACCTGATAGTTTAGAGACAGTAAGTTCTCCAGTATCGGATATATCACAGACAATAACAACTCCAGTATCTAATAGTTTAGAGACAGTAACTTCTCCAGTATCTGATACATCTCAGACAGTAACATCTCCAGTATCTGATACATCACAGACAGTCCCTTCTCCAGCATCTGATAGTTTAGAGACAGTAACGTCTCCAGTCTCTGATACATCCCAGACAGTAACATCTCCAGTATCTGATACATCCCAGACAGTAACATCTCCAGTTTCTGATACATCACAGGAAGTCACTTCTCCAGTATCTgataaatcccagacagaaacgACTTCAGTATTAGATTCATCACAGACATTAACTTCTTTAGTATCTGATATATTAACCACAGTAACATCTctagtatctgatacagcacAGACAGTCACTTCTCTAGTATCTGAAAGTTTAGAGCCAGTAACTTCGCCAGCATCTGATTCATCTGAGGCGGTCAATTCTCCGGTATCTGATACATCCCAAACAGTAACATCTCCAATATCTGAGACATCACAGACAGAAACGTCTCTAGTATCTGAAGCATCCCAAACAGAAACTACTTCGGTATTAGATTCATCACAGACATTAAGTTCTCTAGTATCTGATATGTCAACTACTCTAACATCTCTAGTGTCTGATGCATCACAGACAGtcacttctccagtatatatttCATCTCAGACAGTCACTTATCCAGTATCTGATAGTTTAGAGACAGTAATTTCTCCAGTATCTGATACATCACAGACAGTAACATCTCCAGTATCTGATAGTTTAGAGACAGTAACTCCTCCTGTATCTGATACATCACAGACAGTCAATTCTCCAGTATCTGTAAGTTTAGAGCCAGTAACTTCTCCAGCATCTGATTCATCTCAGACAGTCACTTCTCCAGTATCTTATAGTTTAGAGACAGTAACTTCTCCAGTATCTCTTACATACCGGACAGTCACTTCTCCAGTATCTGATAGTTTAGAGATATTAACTTCTCCATTATCAGATACATCCCAGACAGTAACATCTCCAGTATCTGATACATCCCAGACAGTAACATCTCCAGTTTCTGATACATCACAGGAAGTCACTTCTCCAGTATCTgataaatcccagacagaaacgACTTCAGTATTAGATTCATCACAGACATTAACTTCTTTAGTATCTGATATATTAACCACAGTAACATCTctagtatctgatacagcacAGACAGTCACTTCTCTAGTATCTGAAAGTTTAGAGCCAGTAACTTCGCCAGCATCTGATTCATCTGAGGCGGTCAATTCTCCGGTATCTGATACATCCCAAACAGTAACATCTCCAATATCTGAGACATCACAGACAGAAACGTCTCTAGTATCTGAAGCATCCCAAACAGAAACTACTTCGGTATTAGATTCATCACAGACATTAAGTTCTCTAGTATCTGATATGTCAACTACTCTAACATCTCTAGTGTCTGATGCATCACAGACAGtcacttctccagtatatatttCATCTCAGACAGTCACTTATCCAGTATCTGATAGTTTAGAGACAGTAATTTCTCCAGTATCTGATACATCACAGACAGTAACATCTCCAGTATCTGATAGTTTAGAGACAGTAACTCCTCCTGTATCTGATACATCACAGACAGTCAATTCTCCAGTATCTGTAAGTTTAGAGCCAGTAACTTCTCCAGCATCTGATTCATCTCAGACAGTCACTTCTCCAGTATCTTATAGTTTAGAGACAGTAACTTCTCCAGTATCTCTTACATACCGGACAGTCACTTCTCCAGTATCTGATAGTTTAGAGATATTAACTTCTCCATTATCAGATACATCCCAGACAGTAACATCTCCAGGATCTGATAGTTTAG
Proteins encoded:
- the LOC140128570 gene encoding uncharacterized protein translates to MERAVLFLLVVLPVMTEGLNVASQRQRSAESRKEGNTTRQLTTGSKLSTVTSSIYDISERGISLVSEGSHTVTTLVSDTFPIDTGSITSTTVTSTVSDPSHTVSSPESDSLETVTSPISDNSTTVSDGLETVTSPVSVTLTSVTSPVADSFQTETSPASVTLTTVNSPVSNTLQTIISLRSDTTSLTVTPAISDTSKTVTSPVLHTSTTLNSPISDKLTTVTFPVSDTSQTITSQVVKTSVTVKSPVSDTSQTVTSPVSDTSRTVTTTVSDTSMTVKSPVSHTSQTKTSLVSDPSHAVTSPISGTSHTITFTVSETSQTETSLVPDTSTSVTSSVSDTAMTVTSPVSDTTMTVTSPVSDTTMTVTSPVSDTTMMVTSPVSDTSQTETSSVLDSSQTLTSPVSDTSTSVTSLVDDILPTVTSPASDSSQTVTSPISDSLETVTSLVSETSQTETFPVSDTSQIVTSPVSDSLETVTSLVSDTSQILTSPVSDTSQTVTSPVSDSLETVTSLVSDTSHRLTLPKSDTSPSVPSPVSYSSKTVTSPVSDNVETVTSLLSDTSETITFPVSDTSLADTSSSSDTSTSVTFPVPVTSQAVTYPIYDTSQTVTSTVSDTSTSVTSMVSDRLETVTSPIDKTSQTKTAPVPDTSTSVTTPISGTSHAVTSAVSDSSQRVTSSISDSLETSTSTVSDSLETVTSPLSYTSQTETSSVLDSSQTVNSPVSDTSTSVTSTVADTSPIVTSLVSDTSLMVTSPVSDSVETVTSLVSDTSLMVTSPVSDSLETVTSLVSDTSQTETVPVSHTSQTLTSSEKMTLSDTSQTDISPLSDTSTSVSFTSQTVTTPIYDSSQRETSPVPDASTSVSDTSQRVTSPISDSNISSI